One window of the Streptomyces asoensis genome contains the following:
- a CDS encoding DUF485 domain-containing protein, with translation MQSSNGRARADGDGPDSGAPTPHAHEHHQGQGQAYAEVPGDVRYEDPWYDALASGWGESAIMSPPGPEVPAARRRETGTGAAAQIYLEVQHSAAFQEVRSRYRRFVVPAAAAFFVWYVAYVVTATTAPGLMARPVAGAVNVALLAGLGQFLSTFLLTWAYARHARLRRDRAALELRWDTQELTRGAKGGAS, from the coding sequence ATGCAGTCAAGCAACGGTCGTGCCCGCGCCGACGGGGACGGTCCCGATAGCGGTGCCCCCACACCACACGCGCACGAACATCATCAAGGCCAGGGCCAGGCGTACGCCGAGGTGCCAGGGGATGTGCGCTACGAGGACCCGTGGTACGACGCGCTCGCCTCGGGCTGGGGCGAGTCGGCCATCATGAGCCCGCCCGGGCCCGAGGTCCCCGCGGCACGTCGGCGGGAGACCGGAACCGGGGCGGCGGCTCAGATCTACCTCGAGGTACAGCACAGCGCGGCCTTTCAGGAGGTACGCAGCCGGTACCGGCGGTTCGTGGTGCCCGCCGCCGCCGCGTTCTTCGTCTGGTATGTGGCGTACGTGGTGACCGCGACGACCGCGCCCGGACTGATGGCGCGGCCGGTGGCGGGCGCGGTGAACGTGGCACTGCTCGCCGGGCTGGGGCAGTTCCTCAGCACGTTCCTGCTCACCTGGGCGTACGCCCGGCACGCGCGGCTGCGCCGGGATCGCGCCGCGCTCGAACTGCGCTGGGACACACAGGAGTTGACCCGAGGAGCAAAAGGCGGTGCGTCGTGA
- a CDS encoding solute symporter family protein: MTGNHQALALLLFSVFVAVTLGITTWVSRNRHGSEEEFYVGGRLFSPMENGFAIAGDYMSAASFLGVTGLIALFGYDGLLYVVGFLVAWLVVLFLVAELVRNCGRFTLADVVAARMSERPVRIAAGTSSVTVSVLYLVAQMVGAGSLVALLLGNTGEAARSWAVIGVGALMVIYVSLGGMRATTWIQIVKAVLLLAGTIALTVLVLVRFHGDFDQLLRTAAERSGHGDAFLAPGLKYGGDWTARFDFMSLGLALVLGTAGLPHILSRFYTVPTAQAARRSVVWSIGLIGGFYLMTIVLGFGAAAIVGPEAVRGSNASGNTAVPLLALDLGGGADSTGGAVLFAVVGAIAFATILAVVAGITLASSASVAHDLYASLRRRQAKPRSEVAVARIAAVGVGVVAIALGLLARDLNVAFLVGLAFAVAASANLPVLMYSLFWRGFTTRGAVWAVYGGLVPALALVVLSPVVSGSPESLFPSVDFQYFPLQNPGLVSIPLGFLAGWLGTVTSAEVADEAKHAETEVRSLTGAGAA, translated from the coding sequence GTGACCGGCAACCATCAGGCGCTGGCGTTGTTGCTGTTCAGCGTCTTCGTCGCGGTCACGTTGGGGATCACGACCTGGGTGAGCCGCAACCGCCATGGTTCGGAGGAGGAGTTCTACGTCGGCGGGCGGCTGTTCTCCCCGATGGAGAATGGTTTTGCCATCGCGGGCGACTACATGTCCGCCGCCTCCTTCCTGGGTGTCACCGGGCTCATCGCGCTGTTCGGGTACGACGGGCTGCTGTATGTGGTCGGATTCCTCGTGGCCTGGCTGGTGGTGCTGTTCCTCGTCGCCGAGCTGGTGCGCAACTGCGGGCGGTTCACGCTCGCCGACGTGGTCGCCGCGCGGATGAGCGAGCGGCCGGTGCGGATCGCGGCGGGAACCTCCTCGGTCACCGTGTCCGTTCTCTATCTGGTGGCCCAGATGGTGGGCGCCGGCAGCCTGGTCGCGCTGCTCCTCGGGAACACCGGCGAGGCGGCTCGGTCCTGGGCCGTCATCGGGGTCGGTGCGCTCATGGTGATCTATGTGTCGTTGGGAGGGATGCGGGCGACCACGTGGATCCAGATCGTCAAGGCGGTTCTGCTGCTGGCGGGCACCATCGCGCTCACCGTGCTCGTCCTGGTGCGCTTCCACGGTGACTTCGACCAATTGCTGCGCACTGCGGCTGAGCGCAGTGGGCACGGTGACGCGTTCCTGGCACCCGGGCTGAAGTACGGCGGGGACTGGACCGCGCGTTTCGACTTCATGAGCCTGGGGCTCGCGCTGGTGCTGGGCACGGCGGGACTGCCGCACATCCTGTCCCGCTTCTACACCGTGCCCACCGCGCAGGCCGCCCGTCGCTCCGTCGTCTGGTCGATCGGGCTGATCGGCGGCTTCTACCTGATGACGATCGTCCTCGGGTTCGGTGCGGCGGCGATCGTCGGCCCGGAGGCGGTGCGCGGCTCGAACGCGTCCGGGAACACGGCGGTTCCGCTTCTGGCACTCGACCTGGGCGGCGGCGCCGACTCCACCGGCGGAGCGGTGCTGTTCGCGGTCGTGGGGGCCATCGCCTTCGCCACGATCCTCGCGGTCGTCGCCGGGATCACGCTCGCCTCCTCGGCGTCGGTGGCACACGACCTGTACGCCTCCCTGCGCCGCCGGCAGGCCAAACCCCGCAGCGAGGTCGCGGTGGCGCGGATCGCCGCCGTGGGCGTCGGTGTGGTCGCCATCGCCCTCGGCCTGCTGGCCCGCGATCTCAACGTCGCCTTCCTGGTCGGGCTCGCCTTTGCCGTCGCGGCGTCCGCGAATCTGCCGGTCCTGATGTACTCGCTGTTCTGGCGGGGCTTCACCACGCGGGGCGCCGTGTGGGCGGTGTACGGCGGGCTGGTCCCGGCCCTGGCGCTCGTCGTGCTGTCGCCGGTGGTGTCCGGCAGCCCCGAGTCGCTGTTCCCGAGCGTGGACTTCCAGTACTTCCCGCTACAGAACCCCGGTCTGGTCTCGATTCCACTGGGCTTCCTGGCGGGCTGGCTCGGCACGGTCACCTCGGCCGAGGTCGCGGACGAGGCCAAGCACGCGGAGACCGAGGTGCGGTCACTGACCGGGGCGGGAGCCGCGTAA
- a CDS encoding response regulator: MIDVLVVDDDFRVAEINAKYVGKVPGFRVAARAHSAAQALGTIERGTIDLVLLDHYLPDQTGLQLIHRMREQGHGTDVIMITAAGDVTTVQTAMRLGALHYLVKPFTFAALRTRLDSYAALRRTVDRVGGHGVAGQEQVDRIFGALRTGPAPSSPGLPSGHSEPTTDLICDVLHRANHPLSAHEVAAETGLSRSTAQRYLRHLEQAGRLHLSLKYGDTGRPEHRYAWVAP; the protein is encoded by the coding sequence ATGATTGACGTCCTGGTGGTGGACGACGACTTCCGTGTCGCCGAGATCAACGCCAAGTACGTGGGAAAGGTTCCCGGCTTCCGGGTGGCCGCCCGCGCGCACAGTGCCGCCCAGGCGCTGGGAACCATCGAGCGCGGAACCATCGACCTGGTGCTGCTCGACCACTACCTGCCCGACCAGACCGGCCTCCAACTCATTCACCGCATGCGTGAGCAGGGCCATGGCACCGACGTCATCATGATCACGGCGGCCGGTGACGTCACGACGGTGCAGACCGCGATGCGCCTGGGCGCCCTGCACTATCTGGTCAAACCGTTCACCTTCGCCGCCCTGCGCACCCGCCTCGACTCGTATGCAGCCCTGCGCCGCACGGTGGACCGGGTCGGTGGGCACGGCGTCGCCGGCCAGGAGCAGGTCGACCGGATCTTCGGCGCCCTGCGCACCGGGCCGGCGCCGTCCTCGCCCGGCCTGCCGAGCGGCCACTCGGAACCGACCACGGACCTGATCTGCGACGTTCTGCACCGCGCGAATCACCCTCTGTCGGCCCACGAGGTCGCCGCCGAGACCGGCCTGAGCCGCTCCACCGCCCAGCGCTACCTCCGCCACCTGGAACAGGCCGGACGCCTGCACCTCTCCCTCAAGTACGGCGACACGGGCCGCCCGGAACACCGCTATGCCTGGGTGGCGCCGTAG